A window of Glycine soja cultivar W05 chromosome 13, ASM419377v2, whole genome shotgun sequence genomic DNA:
TGTGAACAGAACAATAAAGGAGATCCAATCACAGCCAGAGAGATAAATGATGCTGTTTGGAAAAACTTCTTTCTAGGAAAGCTGACATACTTGCTCTGGAATAAAGGAGAGGAGATGGCCCCTACTATTGATGGAAAAGCAGTAACTCTTGTTCGGAAATTACCAGCTGTAGACCCAACGTAATTTCATACACTATCCTTTTGTGCAAATCTATTGACTGTTATTGCTAGTTGTTTGATATTGGCCTTCTAAAGCTAGAGATTCAATATACATGTTTTACATAAGAAGCTTCTATTTGCTTTATATGCCTTTCTTAGACTCTCGGTATGCTGTATCTTCTTCTTGGATAGCTGTGCAACCCTTGCTTACAAACTCTTTCAgtcacttattttcttttcaatgtcTGTTCAGATAGATCCCACTTTTTTTACATCTGGCCCATCATATATTTGTCGTAGTGAACTCTTGAAAatcttttttcttgttaaatTATAGTTTATCCACTGCCACTACTGAACATCTGTGTAACACAATTTAAGTTTACCCACTTTATCTTGACAACATTAAATAGTACATCATTTCGGTGCTGTGTCCATCCAAAATAGCAGAATGGCATAGAAATAGATATCATCTGGAGCTTATTATTTAGTGTATTATCATCTCCATTTTTGTTATGATAGTCTGGGTTCTTTGACAGGAGTGTTTTTGTAGGAGATGTTGTGGTTATGAAGGACCCTGAGAAGCCAGATAACTACCTACTCAGAAGATTAACTGCAATTGAAGGCTATGAAGTGGTTTCTACTGATGAAAAGGATGAACCCTTTATTCTTGAGAAGGATCAATGCTGGGTAGAggctgaaaatgaaaaattgaat
This region includes:
- the LOC114380940 gene encoding mitochondrial inner membrane protease subunit 1-like; amino-acid sequence: MVSLPTWFRYFHHKVGYSVSLAVKNNKGDPITAREINDAVWKNFFLGKLTYLLWNKGEEMAPTIDGKAVTLVRKLPAVDPTSVFVGDVVVMKDPEKPDNYLLRRLTAIEGYEVVSTDEKDEPFILEKDQCWVEAENEKLNAKEAKDSRTFGPVQMTDIVGRVIYCLRSAVDHGRVQNSDFGMRNDTPVLEVELDVDEMAKSHKA